In the genome of Thalassospira sp. ER-Se-21-Dark, one region contains:
- a CDS encoding helix-turn-helix domain-containing protein translates to MTGWTQYVSVVVAAVGVVQAVFLCLILRSEGARAFGANRWMMLFIAAVALNLIEDVAEPLISTDMGAFLDLFFGPVNFAIAPAVYLYFREISGNPSRRPWGHFILLFVVFNLTAWVVTHNGGGTVWVEQYTIAEFVDAFCWGAIFIQISIYIVLLWQVACRYLRKTEEQLGADRKAMQRWIGVVLGGLTFVFVTVAVSKIVELYLPDNAEMFGTEIAFALVLFAMSYEIATQPAVFVMADWPSDDTLDEATEAGDVQSHTVMSKDENAPVQIVRADHRAPEDATQRPLLDPDGIDRALARLNDIQARGDILLDPLVSLPKLARAVGITPNQLSYVLNHHVGKSFFDFVNSARIREARSVLVLEPDRTILDIALSVGFNSKSTFNLAFKKITGETPSAVREAARREVLSASVTSEPPIAGPDQQHWTPKIG, encoded by the coding sequence ATGACCGGTTGGACGCAGTATGTTAGTGTTGTAGTCGCAGCGGTTGGCGTAGTGCAGGCGGTGTTCCTGTGCCTGATTCTGCGCTCCGAGGGTGCGCGTGCCTTCGGCGCCAACCGATGGATGATGCTTTTTATTGCTGCCGTCGCGCTCAATCTGATTGAGGATGTTGCTGAACCCTTGATCTCGACCGATATGGGCGCGTTCCTTGATCTCTTCTTTGGTCCGGTCAATTTTGCAATTGCGCCTGCGGTCTACCTTTATTTTCGGGAAATTTCGGGCAACCCGTCCCGCCGTCCTTGGGGCCATTTCATCTTGCTATTTGTGGTGTTTAACCTGACGGCGTGGGTTGTCACCCACAACGGTGGTGGGACCGTTTGGGTGGAACAATATACCATCGCGGAATTTGTTGATGCCTTTTGTTGGGGGGCGATCTTTATCCAGATATCGATATATATCGTGCTGTTGTGGCAGGTGGCTTGCCGCTATTTGCGTAAGACCGAAGAACAGCTTGGTGCCGATCGTAAGGCGATGCAACGCTGGATCGGCGTGGTTCTGGGTGGCCTGACCTTCGTGTTCGTTACGGTCGCGGTAAGCAAGATTGTTGAGCTTTACTTGCCCGATAATGCCGAAATGTTTGGCACCGAGATCGCCTTTGCACTGGTGCTTTTTGCCATGAGTTATGAAATCGCTACCCAACCGGCCGTGTTTGTCATGGCTGATTGGCCATCCGATGATACCTTGGATGAGGCCACTGAAGCCGGCGACGTGCAAAGCCACACGGTCATGTCAAAGGATGAAAATGCGCCTGTGCAAATAGTTCGGGCGGATCATCGCGCGCCTGAAGATGCAACCCAGCGCCCGTTGCTTGATCCAGATGGTATAGACCGGGCGTTGGCGCGCCTTAACGACATTCAGGCGCGGGGGGACATTCTTCTGGACCCGCTGGTGTCCTTGCCGAAACTGGCGCGTGCGGTTGGCATAACACCCAATCAGCTGTCCTATGTGCTTAATCACCATGTCGGCAAAAGCTTTTTTGATTTCGTCAATTCTGCGCGTATCCGTGAAGCACGGTCCGTTCTGGTGCTTGAGCCCGATCGTACCATTCTTGATATCGCGCTAAGTGTCGGGTTCAATTCGAAATCGACCTTTAATCTGGCCTTCAAAAAAATCACGGGTGAAACACCCAGTGCTGTGCGCGAGGCAGCAAGGCGGGAAGTGTTGTCCGCGTCGGTGACGTCCGAACCGCCAATTGCAGGACCGGATCAACAGCATTGGACGCCAAAGATAGGGTGA
- a CDS encoding PadR family transcriptional regulator, whose translation MDVRTLCLGALMGGEATGYEIRKMFEDGTFSHFQIASLGSIYPALTKLTQDGLVTFVEHEQENRPDKKIYQLTSEGRRTFLRTLLQTRPAEDRYRSDILFMLTFAEEMPIELTEALIDEFAARHELMSQQIDPENTDKPAHQKSNARDENGELRPGCCFVAGLGQAMCNATLKFIRENKQGLLDELKARKANKS comes from the coding sequence ATGGACGTACGTACTTTATGTCTGGGTGCCCTGATGGGCGGCGAGGCAACAGGATATGAAATCCGCAAGATGTTTGAAGATGGCACATTCAGCCATTTTCAAATCGCGTCCCTTGGTTCGATCTATCCGGCCCTGACCAAACTGACTCAGGACGGTCTGGTGACATTTGTTGAACATGAACAGGAAAACAGACCGGACAAGAAGATCTATCAGCTGACATCCGAAGGACGTCGCACATTTCTGCGCACGTTGTTGCAGACCAGACCGGCCGAGGATCGTTATCGTTCCGACATTTTGTTCATGCTGACCTTTGCCGAAGAAATGCCGATTGAACTGACCGAGGCGCTGATTGATGAATTTGCTGCCCGTCATGAATTGATGAGCCAGCAGATTGATCCGGAAAACACCGACAAACCGGCGCATCAAAAATCAAATGCCCGCGATGAAAACGGCGAACTCAGACCAGGATGCTGTTTCGTTGCCGGACTGGGGCAGGCCATGTGCAATGCGACGCTGAAGTTTATTCGCGAAAACAAGCAGGGCCTGCTTGATGAGTTAAAGGCGCGCAAGGCCAACAAGTCCTAA
- a CDS encoding efflux RND transporter periplasmic adaptor subunit → MNASRLIAILLVVGTVVWIGSAYLTGGDETTEQTSASDATTENKAAKTTASVRTITSHAVDHVDHLRITGRTEAVISVEISAETEARVIEVGAIKGQAVQKGDLIVRLDTGDRQARVAKARALVAQRELEHSAAESLAQKNYRSKTGVAQALALLEEARADLMIARTELGNTEIRAPFDGIVEERPAEVGDLLSIGDRVATLIQGDPMLVVAHVPEHSISAIDLGQLASVTLFDGSTHDGIVRYTARASDNDTRTFRVEVEIDNPDLRIPDGMTAELEIPVGIKRAHQVRPSVLTLNDEGELGVRAIVDDNKVEFLPVELQGGNRDRIWIGALPDTFELIVVGHDWVKEGATVEVVHLETDKDGLPIMQDDEAPSTASDDTGPTLSENAAQ, encoded by the coding sequence ATGAATGCTTCACGCCTGATCGCCATTCTTTTGGTCGTTGGGACCGTTGTATGGATCGGCAGCGCCTATTTGACGGGTGGTGATGAGACGACGGAACAGACCAGCGCCTCAGATGCGACCACTGAAAACAAGGCCGCCAAAACTACGGCGAGTGTGCGCACCATCACCAGTCACGCTGTGGATCACGTCGATCATTTGCGCATCACCGGCCGTACCGAAGCGGTCATTTCTGTTGAAATCAGTGCCGAGACCGAAGCACGCGTGATTGAAGTTGGCGCGATCAAGGGCCAGGCCGTTCAGAAAGGCGATCTGATCGTACGCCTTGATACCGGCGACCGTCAGGCTCGTGTTGCCAAGGCGCGCGCGCTGGTCGCACAGCGTGAACTTGAACATTCCGCCGCCGAAAGTCTGGCCCAAAAGAACTATCGCTCCAAAACCGGTGTGGCACAGGCCCTTGCCCTGCTTGAAGAAGCGCGCGCTGATCTGATGATTGCGCGCACCGAGCTTGGCAATACCGAAATCCGCGCCCCGTTTGACGGCATCGTCGAAGAACGCCCGGCCGAGGTCGGCGACCTTTTGTCGATTGGGGATCGGGTCGCAACCCTGATCCAGGGTGACCCGATGCTGGTCGTTGCCCATGTTCCCGAACATTCGATCAGCGCGATTGACCTTGGCCAACTGGCAAGCGTCACCCTGTTTGACGGCAGCACCCATGACGGGATTGTCCGTTATACAGCCCGGGCGTCTGACAATGACACCCGTACTTTCCGGGTCGAGGTTGAAATTGATAATCCTGATCTGCGCATTCCTGATGGCATGACCGCCGAACTTGAAATTCCGGTCGGCATCAAACGGGCCCATCAGGTAAGGCCGTCGGTCCTGACGCTCAATGACGAGGGTGAACTTGGCGTCCGCGCCATTGTCGATGACAACAAGGTCGAATTCCTGCCTGTCGAATTGCAGGGCGGCAATCGTGACCGGATCTGGATCGGAGCTCTGCCCGACACGTTTGAACTGATCGTTGTCGGCCATGACTGGGTCAAGGAAGGGGCAACTGTTGAGGTTGTCCACCTTGAAACCGACAAGGATGGTCTTCCGATCATGCAGGATGACGAAGCACCTTCGACGGCGTCTGACGATACCGGCCCGACCCTTTCGGAAAACGCCGCGCAATAG
- a CDS encoding efflux RND transporter permease subunit, producing MSLIDHALNRSRTVILVLILLLLAGSVGYNAIPKEADPDVQIPVLYVTMHHDGVSPEDAERLLLRPMEQELRSIEGVKEMSSQSYQDGASVTLEFYSDVDIDEALADVRERVDIAKSELPEDTDDPEVHEVNLSLFPVLVVTLSGDVPERALLRMARDLKDAIEGLPAVLEAKLAGDREELVEFIIDPMKIEAYRLNGIDIVSLVRNSNALVAAGAIDTGTGRFNIKVPGLFESINDILDMPLIVDGDSVIRFRDIGDVRRTFKDAKSFARLNGEPAIAIEVSKRVGENIIEVIDAIKAVTAEAQEAFPPNLTISYSQDKSSDIRTMLTDLQNSVILAILLVMVVVIWALGWRSGLLVGLAIPGSFLTAILILWALGMTVNIVVLFSLILAVGMLVDGAIVVTEYADRKMIDGLHRSKAYPLAAKRMALPIIASTATTLAAFLPLAFWPDIVGEFMKFLPITVLFTLTASLAMALIFVPTVGAWFGKPGSDSNESLEAIAADHGDDIHKVKGGTGLYVRILSGSLRFYWLVIPAAFIILISVWVAFGKLGKGVEFFPAVEPEVAVVQVRARGNLSYYEQDALLKEVEDRILALDARHEGEHWFDTVYARSGDGAGGNEASEDVIGTVQLEYADWQMRPPASEIEKRILADTADLAGIHVEVRAEEAGPPQGKDIQIQLRSYYPELLDETATILVNGLQEMGGMYNFEDGKSPPGIDWEYTVDRAQALKFGADINQIGNVVKLVTNGINFTTYRPDDSTEEIDIVGRYPAKYRSLDELENLQIVTDKGLVPMSNFITRTPKPKTGTLTRVDSRRALTVKADVQEGVLVDTKLGEVKAWMQTLDIDPRISVEFKGQDEEQQKSADFLMNAFTVALFIMFIILVTQFNSISSSLLIMIAIIMSTAGVFLGLMITGQAFSIVMNGIGVVALAGIVVNNNIVLIDTFDRLKHTASSIEAAILQTGAQRLRPVMLTTVTTILGLVPMVMQINIDFTSREVTIGAPSTQWWVQLSTSIAFGLAFATALTLIFTPCALMMRHKIANRLRKTTIGNRLKSLVSSRFGRNRTKPSGPTA from the coding sequence ATGTCCCTGATTGATCACGCGCTCAATCGATCGCGCACCGTCATTCTGGTTTTGATCCTGCTGCTTCTGGCTGGCTCGGTTGGCTATAACGCCATCCCCAAGGAAGCAGACCCGGATGTGCAGATTCCGGTTCTTTATGTCACCATGCATCATGACGGCGTATCACCGGAAGATGCCGAACGCCTTCTTTTGCGCCCGATGGAGCAGGAATTGCGATCCATCGAAGGTGTCAAGGAAATGAGCTCCCAGTCCTATCAGGACGGGGCATCGGTGACGCTTGAATTTTACTCCGACGTCGATATCGACGAAGCCCTTGCCGATGTGCGCGAACGCGTTGACATCGCCAAATCCGAATTGCCCGAAGACACCGACGACCCCGAAGTCCACGAGGTCAACCTGTCGCTGTTCCCGGTTCTGGTGGTAACCCTTTCGGGTGACGTGCCCGAACGTGCGCTTCTGCGCATGGCGCGCGATCTGAAAGACGCCATCGAAGGCCTGCCTGCGGTGCTTGAAGCCAAGCTTGCCGGTGATCGCGAAGAACTGGTCGAATTCATCATCGACCCGATGAAGATCGAGGCCTATCGCCTGAACGGCATCGACATCGTCAGTCTTGTGCGCAATTCCAATGCGCTGGTGGCGGCCGGGGCGATCGATACCGGTACGGGGCGCTTTAACATCAAGGTACCTGGCCTGTTTGAAAGCATAAATGACATTCTTGATATGCCGCTGATCGTTGATGGCGATTCCGTCATTCGGTTCCGCGACATCGGCGACGTGCGCCGGACATTCAAGGATGCCAAAAGCTTTGCGCGTCTTAACGGCGAACCGGCCATCGCGATTGAAGTATCCAAACGTGTCGGCGAAAACATCATCGAAGTCATTGATGCGATCAAGGCGGTCACTGCCGAGGCACAGGAAGCATTCCCGCCCAACCTGACAATCAGCTATTCACAGGACAAGTCATCTGACATCCGCACCATGCTGACCGATCTTCAGAACAGCGTGATCCTTGCGATCCTGCTGGTGATGGTGGTCGTCATCTGGGCGCTGGGTTGGCGGTCGGGTCTTCTGGTCGGGCTTGCCATTCCGGGCTCGTTCCTGACCGCGATCCTGATCCTTTGGGCGCTGGGTATGACGGTCAATATCGTTGTTCTGTTCAGTCTGATCCTGGCCGTCGGGATGCTGGTCGATGGCGCGATTGTTGTGACTGAATATGCCGACCGCAAAATGATAGATGGCCTGCATCGCAGCAAGGCCTATCCGCTGGCGGCAAAGCGCATGGCGCTTCCGATTATTGCGTCAACCGCAACCACCCTTGCAGCCTTCCTGCCGTTAGCCTTCTGGCCGGATATCGTCGGCGAGTTCATGAAATTCCTGCCGATTACGGTTCTGTTCACGCTGACCGCATCACTTGCCATGGCACTGATCTTTGTGCCGACCGTGGGCGCGTGGTTTGGCAAACCGGGCAGTGACAGCAACGAAAGCCTTGAGGCCATCGCAGCCGATCATGGCGATGACATCCACAAGGTCAAAGGCGGCACCGGGCTTTATGTCCGTATCCTCAGCGGATCGCTTCGCTTCTATTGGCTGGTGATCCCGGCGGCGTTTATCATTCTGATTTCGGTCTGGGTGGCGTTTGGCAAGCTTGGCAAGGGTGTTGAATTCTTCCCGGCAGTTGAACCCGAGGTCGCCGTGGTTCAGGTCCGCGCACGTGGCAACCTGTCCTATTACGAACAGGATGCCCTGCTTAAAGAGGTCGAGGACCGCATTCTGGCGCTTGATGCCCGTCACGAAGGCGAACACTGGTTTGATACCGTATATGCCCGTTCCGGCGATGGTGCCGGTGGCAACGAGGCATCCGAAGACGTGATCGGGACCGTTCAGCTTGAATATGCTGATTGGCAAATGCGACCGCCCGCAAGCGAGATTGAAAAACGTATCCTTGCCGATACGGCCGACCTTGCCGGTATTCACGTCGAAGTCCGCGCCGAAGAAGCCGGTCCGCCGCAGGGCAAGGATATCCAGATCCAGCTTCGTTCTTATTATCCTGAACTTCTTGATGAAACGGCGACCATTCTGGTCAACGGTCTTCAGGAAATGGGCGGCATGTACAATTTCGAAGACGGCAAGTCGCCCCCGGGCATTGACTGGGAATACACAGTCGACCGCGCCCAGGCTTTGAAATTCGGTGCTGATATCAATCAGATCGGCAATGTTGTCAAACTGGTGACCAACGGGATCAATTTCACGACCTATCGTCCCGATGATTCAACCGAGGAAATCGATATTGTCGGGCGTTACCCGGCCAAGTATCGCTCTCTCGACGAGCTCGAAAATCTGCAGATCGTGACCGACAAGGGTCTGGTGCCGATGTCGAACTTCATCACGCGCACCCCAAAACCCAAAACCGGCACGCTGACCCGTGTTGACAGCCGCCGTGCCCTGACCGTCAAGGCCGACGTGCAGGAAGGCGTTCTGGTTGACACCAAGCTTGGCGAGGTCAAGGCATGGATGCAAACCCTTGATATCGATCCGCGTATATCGGTCGAATTCAAAGGTCAGGATGAAGAACAGCAGAAATCGGCAGACTTCCTGATGAACGCCTTTACGGTGGCCCTTTTCATCATGTTCATCATTCTTGTCACCCAGTTCAACAGCATATCGAGCTCGCTTCTGATCATGATCGCCATCATCATGTCGACGGCAGGTGTGTTCCTTGGTCTGATGATCACCGGGCAGGCTTTCTCGATCGTCATGAACGGTATCGGTGTTGTCGCACTGGCCGGGATTGTTGTGAACAACAACATCGTTTTGATCGATACGTTTGACCGGCTCAAACACACCGCCAGCAGCATCGAGGCCGCCATCCTGCAAACCGGTGCGCAGCGTCTGCGTCCGGTGATGCTGACCACGGTGACGACCATTCTTGGTCTGGTGCCGATGGTCATGCAGATCAATATCGACTTCACGTCTCGTGAGGTCACGATTGGTGCCCCGTCCACCCAGTGGTGGGTGCAGCTTTCAACCTCGATCGCGTTTGGTTTGGCGTTTGCAACGGCTTTGACCCTGATCTTTACGCCTTGTGCGTTGATGATGCGCCACAAGATTGCCAACCGTCTGCGCAAGACGACGATTGGCAATCGACTGAAATCGCTTGTCTCCTCGCGGTTCGGACGCAACAGGACAAAGCCATCAGGCCCGACTGCATAA
- a CDS encoding TIGR02285 family protein, translating into MPDQSLIWAVPSFAPAFIKDYGELSGYAADTQNWFAARLSQYQHRIMHVPLARLLAEMKSGDGELRCSMTLIPTPERRTYITFAKTILLHLPISIVIRAEDEARFAPYLNDEGHIRIEDLLKDEELATAVRIGRAYGTQVDGQLNRYRNTDRIMEVAEDTKFVRMLDLKRIDWTLYFPSEAEYYRRSQTPDLAIKALPIAGNTTLLEATIGCAKTPAGKKAIEAINAIVDAHPTMPWTDYYADWLGASDREWFYAARDQYIHAEHFETRLEYRPSSAQ; encoded by the coding sequence GTGCCCGACCAATCCCTGATCTGGGCAGTCCCGTCCTTTGCCCCGGCATTCATCAAAGATTACGGCGAACTCAGCGGCTATGCCGCCGATACCCAGAACTGGTTCGCAGCCAGGCTTTCACAGTATCAGCACCGCATTATGCATGTGCCCTTGGCCCGGCTTCTGGCGGAAATGAAAAGTGGCGATGGTGAATTGCGCTGCTCAATGACACTGATCCCGACGCCGGAACGTCGCACCTATATTACGTTTGCCAAAACCATTCTGCTGCATTTGCCAATCTCGATCGTTATCCGCGCCGAGGATGAAGCCCGTTTTGCGCCCTATCTCAATGACGAAGGCCACATCAGGATCGAGGACCTCCTCAAAGACGAGGAACTTGCAACCGCGGTTCGAATTGGGCGCGCTTACGGGACGCAGGTTGACGGACAGTTAAACCGGTATCGCAATACAGACCGCATCATGGAGGTCGCCGAAGATACCAAGTTCGTGCGGATGCTTGATCTCAAACGGATTGACTGGACACTCTATTTCCCGTCCGAGGCGGAATATTACCGTCGGTCCCAAACGCCCGACCTTGCGATAAAGGCCCTGCCGATTGCCGGAAATACCACCTTGCTTGAGGCCACCATTGGCTGTGCAAAAACACCGGCTGGCAAAAAGGCCATTGAAGCCATCAATGCCATTGTCGATGCACATCCGACCATGCCCTGGACGGACTATTATGCCGACTGGCTTGGTGCGAGTGACCGGGAATGGTTCTATGCCGCACGCGATCAATATATCCATGCCGAGCATTTCGAAACCCGTCTGGAATACCGCCCGTCATCGGCGCAATAA
- the pssA gene encoding CDP-diacylglycerol--serine O-phosphatidyltransferase, which produces MAGGIDPIRRPRRFKALSLTRLVPNVATIMGMCAGLTSIRFAMQDRWEAAVAAILIAGIIDGLDGRLARMLNASSRFGGELDSLSDFVCFGVAPAMMLYFWSLHEFGGIGWALSLLFAVCMMLRLARFNTQMLGEPELPTWAYRFFTGVPAPAAAALAMWPIVLTFQFGEGIFDSPYIVAPYGVIIAGLMVSRLPTFSFKKVKVPRAWVLPLMLAFGASVAFLVSSPWLTLSVIAGVYFITFPLSYRSYRRMGVENQQEQDKADEEDDDGEPDDDPDEGLNRVHQN; this is translated from the coding sequence ATGGCAGGCGGCATCGATCCCATTCGTCGTCCCCGTCGCTTCAAGGCGCTGTCGCTGACACGGCTGGTGCCCAATGTGGCAACGATAATGGGCATGTGTGCCGGTCTGACTTCGATCCGCTTTGCGATGCAGGATCGCTGGGAGGCCGCCGTTGCCGCCATTCTGATTGCCGGGATCATTGACGGTCTTGATGGCCGTCTTGCCCGGATGCTGAACGCATCCAGTCGCTTTGGCGGTGAACTCGACAGCCTGTCGGACTTTGTCTGCTTTGGCGTCGCACCGGCGATGATGCTGTATTTCTGGTCGCTGCATGAATTTGGCGGTATTGGCTGGGCGTTGTCGCTGCTGTTTGCCGTTTGCATGATGCTGCGCCTGGCGCGCTTCAATACCCAGATGCTGGGCGAACCGGAATTGCCGACATGGGCCTATCGGTTCTTTACCGGGGTTCCGGCCCCGGCCGCCGCCGCCCTTGCGATGTGGCCGATTGTCCTGACCTTCCAGTTTGGCGAAGGCATCTTTGACAGCCCGTATATAGTCGCACCCTATGGCGTGATTATTGCCGGTCTGATGGTGTCGCGTTTGCCGACCTTTAGCTTCAAGAAGGTCAAGGTGCCGCGTGCCTGGGTACTGCCATTGATGTTGGCATTCGGGGCGTCGGTGGCGTTTCTGGTGTCCTCGCCGTGGCTGACACTTTCGGTGATTGCCGGGGTCTATTTCATTACCTTCCCGCTGTCCTATCGTTCCTATCGCCGTATGGGCGTCGAGAACCAGCAAGAACAGGATAAAGCGGACGAGGAAGATGATGATGGCGAACCCGATGATGATCCCGACGAGGGATTGAACCGCGTCCATCAGAACTGA
- a CDS encoding phosphatidylserine decarboxylase codes for MVTPNHGNQGIKTLKSVLVPINPEGWKFVAIFAAITVGLFLIAEPLGWIGVILTLWCAYFFRDPDRITPTDENLVISPADGRVCMISQAPLPKELELDDKTPRTRVSIFMNVFNVHVNRCPVNGEIVGEAYVPGKFVNAELDKASENNERQILLVRDKEGREFGVVQIAGLVARRILCDVGTGSQLKAGERFGLIRFGSRVDVYLPEGVSPNVIVGQTTIAGETVLADVSAKGKEAAVGEIR; via the coding sequence ATTGTTACGCCCAACCATGGCAACCAGGGAATAAAGACTTTGAAATCCGTTCTTGTGCCGATCAATCCCGAAGGCTGGAAATTCGTTGCGATCTTTGCGGCGATCACTGTGGGCTTGTTCCTGATTGCGGAACCGCTGGGCTGGATCGGGGTGATCCTGACACTTTGGTGCGCGTACTTCTTCCGCGACCCGGATCGCATTACACCGACCGATGAAAATCTGGTGATTTCCCCGGCAGATGGCCGTGTTTGCATGATTTCGCAGGCACCGCTGCCCAAGGAACTCGAACTTGACGACAAAACCCCGCGCACGCGTGTCTCGATCTTCATGAATGTGTTCAACGTTCATGTGAACCGCTGCCCGGTCAATGGCGAGATCGTTGGCGAGGCCTATGTGCCCGGCAAGTTCGTCAATGCCGAACTCGACAAGGCATCGGAAAACAATGAACGCCAGATCCTGCTGGTCCGTGACAAGGAAGGCCGCGAGTTTGGGGTTGTCCAGATCGCCGGTCTTGTTGCACGCCGCATCCTGTGTGATGTCGGCACCGGGTCGCAGCTTAAGGCGGGTGAGCGTTTCGGTCTGATCCGCTTTGGCTCACGCGTTGACGTTTACCTGCCCGAAGGCGTGTCACCGAACGTGATTGTCGGTCAAACCACGATTGCCGGTGAAACTGTTCTTGCCGATGTTTCGGCCAAGGGCAAGGAAGCCGCGGTCGGGGAGATCCGCTAA
- a CDS encoding Ig-like domain-containing protein gives MKRPYILVIVGVVLIIAAIALNYMLTKSADEETAPAVTQAPAVTTETTPNEPASEPATDAPAITNPSFDVVRIGPDGNAVIAGRAEPNSTVRIREGEEVIGEATADERGEWVVLPNKPLASGDRELSLEAEDATGNVSKADDKVVVLIPEEKAPAATSEQSGETGETTGTTGATDSEPASEKQPVIALKVPSDGDGAVTVMQGPAPEAAAKQQEGSDTQDATLPRLSIDVVDYDTEGRVAMSGKADLNHTIRVYLDNNHVGTAPADENGNWALTIGQPIEPGNYTLRADQLDSSGKVTARVEIPFERARPDQILEPGSRYVVQPGNSLWRIARSTYGEGLKYWVIYHQNRNQIRDPDLIYPGQIFALPNEENQQ, from the coding sequence GTGAAGCGACCCTATATCCTCGTCATTGTCGGCGTTGTACTGATCATTGCAGCGATTGCGCTGAATTACATGCTGACCAAGAGTGCGGATGAAGAAACCGCACCGGCAGTAACACAGGCGCCTGCGGTTACCACCGAGACGACGCCAAATGAACCGGCGTCTGAACCGGCCACTGACGCACCTGCGATCACCAATCCAAGCTTTGATGTCGTGCGCATCGGCCCGGACGGAAATGCCGTCATTGCAGGCCGCGCCGAACCCAACAGCACTGTTCGCATCCGCGAAGGTGAAGAAGTGATTGGCGAAGCCACGGCTGACGAACGCGGTGAATGGGTCGTCCTGCCAAACAAACCGTTGGCCAGTGGCGATCGGGAATTGTCGCTTGAAGCCGAAGACGCCACCGGGAATGTTTCCAAGGCAGATGACAAGGTTGTTGTCCTGATCCCAGAGGAAAAGGCACCGGCAGCCACCAGTGAACAAAGCGGTGAAACCGGCGAGACAACAGGAACCACCGGGGCCACCGACAGCGAACCGGCAAGCGAAAAGCAGCCTGTGATCGCGCTTAAGGTGCCATCTGATGGTGACGGTGCCGTTACCGTAATGCAGGGACCTGCACCCGAAGCCGCAGCGAAACAGCAAGAAGGCTCCGATACGCAAGATGCGACCCTTCCGCGTCTGTCGATTGATGTTGTCGACTACGATACCGAGGGCCGCGTTGCAATGTCGGGCAAGGCCGACCTTAATCACACAATTCGGGTTTACCTTGATAACAACCATGTTGGCACTGCGCCGGCCGATGAAAACGGCAACTGGGCACTGACAATCGGGCAGCCGATCGAGCCGGGTAATTACACGCTGCGCGCTGATCAGCTTGACAGTTCCGGTAAGGTGACCGCACGCGTTGAAATTCCGTTCGAACGTGCACGGCCAGACCAAATTCTTGAGCCGGGTTCACGTTATGTCGTTCAGCCGGGCAACAGCCTGTGGCGGATTGCGCGCAGTACTTATGGCGAAGGCCTGAAATACTGGGTGATCTATCATCAGAATCGCAACCAGATCCGCGATCCTGATCTGATTTATCCGGGGCAGATTTTCGCACTGCCGAACGAAGAAAATCAGCAATAA
- a CDS encoding TIGR00730 family Rossman fold protein, which produces MTKVKSICVFCGASDGKNPQHMENAIAFGKMMAERGITLIYGGGRIGLMGAVADGVMQNGGSVVGIIPAHLDDIEVGHTGLSELIVCKSMHERKVEMFRRSDAFVTLAGGLGSLDEAFEAMTLRQLGIHDKPMVFLNALGYWDKCFDMIDAIIDEGFARPSHKNLYTVANTLDEIFEQLAAEPAPRFDPREKLF; this is translated from the coding sequence ATGACAAAAGTAAAATCAATCTGTGTTTTTTGCGGTGCCTCGGATGGCAAGAATCCGCAACACATGGAAAATGCCATCGCCTTTGGCAAAATGATGGCCGAACGCGGCATCACGCTGATTTATGGCGGCGGCCGGATCGGCCTTATGGGCGCTGTGGCAGATGGCGTTATGCAAAATGGCGGATCGGTCGTGGGCATCATCCCGGCCCATCTTGACGATATCGAAGTCGGCCATACCGGTCTTTCCGAACTGATCGTTTGCAAATCGATGCATGAACGCAAGGTCGAGATGTTCCGTCGCTCGGACGCGTTTGTCACCCTTGCGGGTGGGCTTGGCAGCCTCGATGAGGCGTTCGAGGCCATGACGCTTCGCCAGCTTGGCATTCATGACAAGCCGATGGTGTTCCTTAATGCGCTTGGTTATTGGGACAAGTGCTTTGACATGATTGACGCCATCATCGACGAAGGCTTTGCCCGCCCCAGCCACAAGAACCTGTATACCGTGGCCAACACGCTCGATGAAATCTTTGAACAGCTTGCCGCCGAACCAGCGCCGCGCTTTGACCCGCGCGAAAAGCTGTTCTGA